The Metabacillus litoralis genome contains a region encoding:
- a CDS encoding DUF3862 domain-containing protein — protein MKSNNKKVGFLVAAIVVVIILVGFIIWGVNKGSDSTKEESQQEESQTTEQTEDSADGSNEEEKSEVKNEAELLTVEKYKQIENGMTYDEVKQIIGSDGEVMSEAGEKGSEVHTVMYKWETGDENKAANFTFQGGQLIDKTQIGLE, from the coding sequence TTGAAATCAAACAATAAAAAAGTAGGTTTTCTAGTTGCAGCAATAGTTGTTGTGATTATCTTAGTTGGGTTTATCATTTGGGGAGTAAATAAAGGGAGTGATTCTACTAAGGAAGAGTCTCAACAAGAAGAGAGTCAAACAACTGAACAAACAGAAGATTCAGCAGATGGTTCAAACGAAGAGGAAAAGTCAGAGGTGAAGAATGAGGCTGAACTTCTAACAGTAGAAAAGTATAAACAAATTGAAAATGGCATGACATATGATGAAGTGAAACAAATCATCGGTTCCGATGGGGAAGTCATGTCTGAAGCAGGAGAAAAAGGATCCGAGGTTCACACAGTTATGTATAAGTGGGAAACTGGCGATGAAAATAAAGCCGCAAACTTTACGTTTCAAGGTGGACAACTGATTGATAAGACTCAGATTGGGTTGGAATAG
- a CDS encoding DUF3298 and DUF4163 domain-containing protein, protein MKKVLPLLLVLLLSLSFVQPQSAAAKVMWGDMELKKGQIGRVTMLKDVNIYTKSNDEYVKSGTAKKNQLNRVYTNRKGYLGIGGGKFVKNDSSVKYETPSQSRLQAANGVRIVKKTYPGTNFIYPQVTGMFDKKAEKKINDELYSIAQSINETIISFKEEEAAAREDWDDYGYGDFWDWEYDFTFEIHYNQEHRLSVLFREYAYTGGAHGMSGIYTLNFDCLTGNTINLSSAIKGKTKTVRNYAYNDLRNQEKRGEEMLLLDSVNQIVINDSDRPWVYNAKGVKLFFQEYEVAPYASGNPEVIVPSVVYN, encoded by the coding sequence ATGAAAAAGGTTTTGCCATTATTACTTGTTTTACTATTATCTCTTAGTTTCGTACAACCACAATCAGCAGCCGCTAAGGTTATGTGGGGGGATATGGAACTTAAAAAAGGCCAAATTGGTCGAGTAACAATGCTGAAAGATGTTAATATCTACACTAAGTCTAACGATGAATATGTTAAATCAGGCACTGCTAAGAAGAATCAGTTAAACAGAGTTTATACAAATCGTAAGGGCTATTTAGGAATCGGTGGAGGAAAGTTTGTGAAAAATGATAGTTCAGTAAAATATGAGACTCCATCTCAATCTAGATTACAAGCTGCTAATGGTGTTAGAATTGTGAAAAAAACATACCCAGGTACAAATTTTATCTATCCTCAAGTAACTGGTATGTTTGACAAAAAGGCAGAAAAGAAAATCAATGACGAGCTATATTCAATCGCTCAATCTATCAACGAAACAATCATAAGCTTTAAAGAGGAAGAAGCTGCTGCAAGAGAAGATTGGGATGATTATGGATACGGAGATTTTTGGGATTGGGAATATGATTTTACATTCGAAATTCACTATAACCAAGAACATCGTTTAAGTGTTCTTTTTAGAGAGTATGCCTATACAGGTGGTGCTCATGGTATGAGCGGTATCTACACATTGAATTTTGATTGTTTAACTGGAAACACAATTAACTTATCATCAGCAATCAAGGGAAAAACAAAAACAGTTAGAAACTATGCATACAATGATTTACGAAACCAAGAAAAACGTGGCGAAGAAATGTTATTATTAGATTCCGTAAACCAAATTGTCATTAACGACAGTGATCGACCATGGGTTTACAATGCAAAAGGAGTTAAACTATTCTTCCAAGAATACGAAGTAGCCCCATACGCATCAGGAAATCCAGAAGTGATTGTACCTTCTGTTGTTTATAATTGA
- a CDS encoding transposase: protein MEGYSIKTSSFLGNEVIVIPRIARKKSRSGIYHVMLRGVNKQTIFEDDADRIRFLETVKKYKDQRKYLLFSYCLMDNHVHLLLKEETESISESIKRISSSYVYWYNMKYDRYGHLFQDRFKSEVVESTFSFLKVLRYIHQNPLKAGMTGNVFESKWTSVNEYIVKPEIVDINYGLDLFSNDRSDAIKLYKEYMGQPNDDECLDDHVRIRVTDSEVKDYLCEMGVTHVSLLQQMDKEKRDLILSRLKEMNGVSVRQLSRVTGVSKSVIDRVGQVLSGQRDR, encoded by the coding sequence ATGGAAGGCTATTCAATTAAGACGAGCAGTTTTCTGGGAAATGAGGTGATTGTTATCCCAAGGATAGCAAGGAAAAAGAGTCGTAGCGGTATCTATCACGTTATGCTAAGAGGAGTAAACAAACAAACGATTTTTGAGGATGACGCCGATAGAATAAGATTTCTAGAAACCGTTAAAAAATATAAAGATCAACGCAAATATCTGCTATTTAGTTATTGTTTAATGGATAATCATGTTCATCTCTTATTGAAGGAGGAAACGGAGAGTATCTCGGAATCTATCAAGCGTATTAGCTCAAGCTATGTTTACTGGTACAACATGAAATACGACCGCTATGGGCATTTGTTTCAAGATCGTTTTAAAAGTGAAGTTGTTGAGAGTACATTTTCTTTTTTAAAGGTTTTAAGATATATACATCAAAACCCTTTAAAGGCGGGAATGACCGGGAATGTTTTCGAAAGTAAATGGACGAGTGTGAACGAGTATATTGTAAAGCCGGAAATTGTTGATATAAATTATGGACTTGATTTGTTTTCTAATGATAGAAGTGATGCTATTAAACTGTATAAAGAATATATGGGACAGCCAAATGATGATGAGTGTCTAGATGATCATGTGAGAATAAGGGTAACTGATAGTGAAGTGAAAGATTACTTATGTGAAATGGGGGTTACCCATGTGAGTCTTTTGCAACAGATGGACAAAGAAAAGAGAGATTTGATCTTAAGTAGGTTGAAAGAGATGAATGGAGTTTCAGTAAGACAGCTGTCGAGAGTGACCGGCGTGTCGAAGTCTGTGATTGATCGGGTGGGTCAGGTGCTATCGGGACAGAGGGACAGGTGA
- a CDS encoding YifB family Mg chelatase-like AAA ATPase gives MTIKISSVSLRGLEGYRVQVEVQVRPGVESMVIVGLPDASVKESKERVLSSIRAIVSSGTAEKVVVNLSPSEQKKNGPLFDLPIAIGILKEKNYIKEQIPPDTMFIGILSLDGMVERVEGMLPALIAAKKLGYKKVFLPYDPRVPIDMLNGIECVVVQHVHDVVKLLSGEAPTPLPSFTPFPNQEPSFNDHQKDFSHIIGHQFTKEALEIAAAGGHYVLMSDPPGCGKRVLAETFPSILPPLCKSAQLEVISLYQLTNERLYDPQMAPFRHPHHSASSIAIIGGGSYPKPGEISLAHHGVLFLDEMAEFTKKTLDMLRQPLETGKVTISRVHSTVIYPTSFILIGAMNPCPCGYLGSASHYCTCTQKQIKGYRNRLSGPVYDRMDILLSLNSVNLNQVTGKQETSSEMRGRVERAREMQFTRYQEQVTNAKVPYDLLIKTSPLIDKQQKIIMQEANKNLWSNRVQIKIFRLARTIADLAGERQITDESVWKAIQLRRAVFWEMR, from the coding sequence TTGACAATAAAAATCTCAAGTGTTAGTTTAAGAGGTTTAGAAGGTTATAGAGTTCAAGTAGAAGTACAAGTTCGCCCCGGAGTGGAGTCAATGGTCATTGTCGGACTGCCAGATGCTTCTGTAAAAGAGTCAAAGGAACGTGTATTATCATCGATTCGAGCGATTGTTAGTTCAGGGACAGCTGAGAAGGTAGTTGTCAATTTATCACCATCAGAGCAGAAGAAAAATGGTCCGTTGTTTGATTTGCCTATTGCGATAGGAATTCTTAAGGAAAAGAATTATATAAAGGAACAGATTCCGCCCGACACCATGTTCATCGGGATTTTGTCGCTAGATGGGATGGTTGAAAGGGTTGAGGGGATGCTGCCTGCGTTAATTGCTGCTAAAAAATTGGGGTATAAGAAAGTTTTTCTTCCATACGATCCACGTGTCCCGATTGATATGTTAAACGGAATCGAGTGTGTTGTTGTTCAACATGTTCATGATGTAGTTAAGCTCCTATCTGGCGAGGCTCCTACACCGTTACCATCATTTACACCCTTTCCTAATCAGGAACCCTCATTCAATGACCATCAAAAGGATTTTTCCCACATCATAGGTCATCAATTTACAAAAGAAGCACTAGAAATAGCTGCTGCTGGAGGTCACTATGTTCTCATGAGCGATCCACCTGGTTGCGGAAAAAGAGTGCTTGCTGAAACATTTCCATCCATTCTTCCACCACTTTGTAAGTCGGCTCAATTAGAAGTAATAAGCTTATATCAACTCACAAACGAGAGACTGTATGATCCCCAAATGGCCCCATTTCGACATCCACATCATTCTGCCTCTTCCATCGCGATTATTGGTGGTGGTTCTTATCCAAAGCCAGGTGAAATCTCACTTGCTCACCATGGTGTTCTTTTCCTAGATGAAATGGCTGAATTTACAAAGAAAACCTTAGATATGCTTCGTCAACCTCTAGAAACGGGAAAGGTCACTATTAGCAGGGTGCACTCAACCGTTATATATCCTACTTCTTTTATCCTCATCGGGGCTATGAATCCTTGTCCATGTGGTTACCTCGGCTCTGCCTCTCACTATTGCACATGTACTCAAAAACAAATAAAAGGTTATCGCAATCGTTTATCAGGACCTGTTTATGATCGAATGGATATCCTGCTTTCGTTGAATTCTGTTAATCTCAATCAGGTCACAGGGAAGCAAGAAACATCCTCGGAAATGCGGGGGCGTGTAGAAAGGGCGAGGGAGATGCAATTTACTCGGTATCAAGAACAGGTTACAAATGCAAAAGTCCCTTATGATTTATTAATTAAAACCAGCCCTTTGATAGATAAACAGCAAAAAATAATAATGCAGGAGGCAAATAAAAATCTCTGGAGTAACCGCGTTCAAATCAAAATTTTTCGCTTAGCCAGAACGATCGCAGATTTAGCAGGAGAACGACAGATAACGGATGAGTCCGTATGGAAGGCTATTCAATTAAGACGAGCAGTTTTCTGGGAAATGAGGTGA
- a CDS encoding PIN domain-containing protein: MLLYYQLQHLVMILVIALIVSFLIGKLIGKLNTIPTLLNMAFIGLGDILIRRYKTGFLSILGTFPFAFVIYFFYEIMPDSFFREMIERNTATFIFTINLLYSVGAALYLADLRMRAEHKEFLKYKQDTIDSINRDTQMLREARRKKSVLSWLKGTQKNTYTREKGIQAFHYSLDYCMKNGYSICMDTNFFMEIVRNDEKLLDKLLKMKNKSIWVSTLILNELEDLKQGDTYYKVQKATAYLTRLNEKGKIQYVGQDSTEDFNKYVLSKNLKPRVNDDVILCHYLYQLETLRKRKLSIFKKPKIMFFNEDRIALNKAASRGMDVVTLFDTNLGREA, translated from the coding sequence ATGTTACTATATTATCAACTTCAACATCTAGTTATGATTCTTGTTATTGCCTTAATTGTTTCATTTTTAATAGGAAAATTGATTGGAAAACTCAATACAATTCCAACGCTTTTGAATATGGCATTTATTGGACTAGGTGACATTTTAATAAGAAGATACAAAACGGGGTTTTTATCAATTTTAGGAACGTTTCCTTTTGCTTTTGTTATCTACTTTTTCTATGAAATAATGCCTGACAGTTTCTTTCGAGAAATGATCGAAAGGAATACAGCTACATTTATTTTCACAATAAATCTCCTATATTCAGTCGGAGCAGCCCTATATTTAGCAGATTTAAGAATGAGAGCAGAGCATAAGGAGTTTTTGAAGTATAAGCAAGATACGATTGATAGCATTAACCGAGATACACAAATGCTAAGGGAAGCAAGACGTAAAAAATCCGTTTTATCTTGGTTGAAAGGAACGCAAAAAAATACTTATACAAGAGAAAAGGGAATTCAAGCGTTTCATTATTCATTAGATTATTGTATGAAAAATGGATATTCCATTTGTATGGATACTAACTTCTTCATGGAGATTGTAAGAAATGATGAGAAGTTATTAGATAAACTATTGAAAATGAAGAATAAAAGCATTTGGGTGTCTACCTTAATTCTTAATGAATTAGAAGATCTGAAACAAGGAGATACCTACTACAAAGTTCAAAAGGCAACTGCTTATTTAACCAGATTAAATGAAAAAGGGAAAATTCAGTATGTTGGACAAGACTCAACAGAGGATTTCAACAAGTACGTTCTTTCTAAAAATTTGAAACCGAGAGTTAATGATGATGTGATTCTTTGTCATTATCTCTATCAATTAGAAACTCTGAGAAAAAGGAAATTATCCATATTCAAAAAGCCAAAAATAATGTTCTTTAATGAAGATCGAATTGCCCTAAATAAAGCTGCCTCACGGGGAATGGATGTTGTGACATTATTTGATACAAATTTAGGAAGAGAAGCATAA
- a CDS encoding DUF4352 domain-containing protein, which produces MKPRFLKTFFLFIIILSSQIGCSAKEEISSPQVKTEEVHKVLDPKNMTQEELNTLSEEEIDVMNGPENGNPIEINKTVTVGDYEVQLNHYYYTLNGIYTKSSLTGHVFAQKPSSNDEGYGVLNVKVTNHSGEEQLSTVSFDVITPNGEVKSGGISGTNIKNPFNNGSSVIDGGFKEGNIVFITPKDKPNLTLRIKQIFTDNGEDAVAEIPLPVE; this is translated from the coding sequence ATGAAACCTAGATTTTTAAAGACATTCTTTCTATTCATCATTATTTTATCAAGCCAAATCGGTTGTTCTGCTAAAGAAGAGATTTCATCTCCACAAGTGAAAACTGAAGAAGTACATAAAGTGTTAGATCCTAAGAACATGACACAAGAGGAACTAAACACTTTAAGTGAGGAAGAAATCGATGTGATGAATGGGCCGGAGAATGGAAACCCGATTGAAATCAATAAAACGGTCACGGTCGGAGACTATGAGGTGCAGCTAAACCATTATTACTATACGTTAAATGGTATTTATACAAAATCATCTTTAACTGGACATGTATTTGCTCAGAAACCAAGCAGCAATGACGAGGGCTATGGGGTTCTCAATGTAAAGGTAACAAACCATTCCGGAGAGGAACAGCTTAGCACAGTATCATTTGATGTGATTACACCTAATGGTGAGGTGAAAAGTGGAGGAATTTCTGGAACAAATATTAAAAATCCGTTTAATAATGGCTCAAGTGTTATTGATGGTGGTTTTAAAGAAGGAAATATTGTATTTATTACACCTAAGGACAAACCGAACTTAACGTTAAGAATTAAGCAAATCTTTACCGATAATGGCGAGGATGCAGTAGCAGAGATTCCGTTGCCAGTGGAATAA
- a CDS encoding lecithin retinol acyltransferase family protein, whose amino-acid sequence MLPSFLTKIAIDTVLKKGPSISSVLIKTGISIIGTKAAEESVKSYIKYKQKNRMLVAGDVIGVKRKTKHGVPFEHYGVYIGNDRVIHFTSKDSDIDMKNNEIMETDMNHFLRESGRFFILNCEYAHSSIKNSPITVSDIKNGSVKTMVRQADPMYDLIKNVNLFLELYTLIKKRPLNTNEETIQNARKCLGQKEYNLVVNNCEHFAIWCKTGVHQSHQVESFIKLATKTFKTI is encoded by the coding sequence TTGTTGCCTTCATTTCTGACTAAGATAGCTATTGATACCGTTCTTAAGAAAGGCCCTTCAATTTCCTCTGTTTTAATTAAAACCGGAATTAGTATAATTGGGACAAAAGCAGCTGAGGAAAGTGTAAAGAGTTACATAAAATACAAACAGAAAAATAGAATGCTAGTAGCTGGAGATGTTATAGGGGTTAAACGGAAGACGAAGCACGGAGTTCCGTTTGAACATTATGGGGTATACATAGGTAATGATAGAGTGATTCACTTTACCTCTAAAGATTCGGATATCGACATGAAAAATAACGAAATCATGGAAACTGATATGAACCATTTTCTAAGGGAATCCGGTCGTTTTTTCATCTTGAACTGTGAGTATGCACATTCGTCTATCAAAAATTCTCCTATTACAGTTTCAGATATCAAAAATGGATCAGTTAAAACAATGGTAAGGCAAGCAGACCCGATGTATGATCTCATTAAAAATGTAAACTTATTTTTAGAGCTATACACGCTGATCAAAAAAAGACCTTTAAATACAAATGAAGAAACCATACAAAATGCAAGAAAATGTTTAGGGCAAAAAGAATATAATCTTGTTGTAAATAACTGTGAACACTTTGCTATATGGTGTAAAACAGGTGTTCATCAAAGTCATCAGGTAGAATCGTTTATAAAGCTGGCTACAAAAACATTTAAAACAATTTAA
- a CDS encoding SMI1/KNR4 family protein, whose product MVNSIWQEDDEYYRLEPLTDAMVKEAEDKLNVKLPDSYINILKEQNGGYIKFDSFPCSTPTSWADDHVNVDHIFGIGKENSILDSEYLINEWDLPTNIVLISGSGHSWIALDYRETRENPPVIFIDVDDEKIVELAANFDLFLDGLMIWEGEV is encoded by the coding sequence GTGGTAAACAGTATATGGCAAGAAGATGATGAGTACTACAGGTTAGAGCCATTAACAGATGCGATGGTAAAAGAGGCAGAGGATAAGCTTAATGTTAAGCTTCCGGACTCATATATAAATATCTTAAAAGAGCAGAATGGGGGATATATTAAGTTTGATTCTTTTCCTTGTTCTACTCCAACATCCTGGGCTGATGATCATGTAAATGTGGATCATATCTTTGGGATTGGTAAAGAAAACAGTATATTAGACAGTGAGTATTTAATAAATGAATGGGATCTGCCGACCAATATTGTACTGATCTCTGGAAGTGGGCATTCATGGATTGCTCTTGATTATAGAGAAACGAGAGAAAATCCTCCTGTTATTTTTATTGATGTTGATGATGAAAAGATTGTCGAATTAGCTGCTAATTTTGATTTGTTTTTAGATGGGTTGATGATTTGGGAAGGTGAAGTCTGA
- a CDS encoding methyl-accepting chemotaxis protein — protein sequence MATSIMNNTNTNEHSNELDSYIKIISIISKMLPNIAMGISNTEEWLAYYPSPKIDLGARKGTKINPREPLAECIRNNKSIKEEVPAEFFGFSFTGLAHPIVHRGKVIGAIAIQLQEHNERELRKISDQIVSSVVSTNERIETVEKGAEGLSNISHHLLNQSKLASEEMKKTDDVITFIKKIADQCNLLGLNASIEAARAGEMGKGFDVVAKEIRKLSNETSSSAEKIRETIKDIQKSMHDMASSIEKVVAVGKEQEISTEEISKYIDDIERMSKELNIYASKL from the coding sequence ATGGCAACATCAATCATGAACAACACCAACACTAATGAGCATTCTAATGAACTAGATTCTTATATAAAAATTATATCTATCATCTCCAAAATGCTTCCTAATATTGCAATGGGAATAAGCAATACGGAAGAATGGCTTGCGTATTATCCAAGTCCTAAAATTGATCTAGGAGCGAGGAAAGGAACCAAAATTAATCCTCGTGAACCGCTCGCAGAATGTATTAGAAATAATAAATCTATTAAAGAGGAGGTACCAGCGGAGTTCTTTGGTTTTTCTTTTACAGGACTAGCACACCCTATTGTTCATCGAGGGAAGGTCATAGGGGCTATTGCCATTCAACTGCAAGAGCATAATGAAAGAGAATTAAGGAAGATTTCGGATCAAATCGTATCATCCGTTGTTTCAACTAACGAGAGAATTGAAACAGTAGAAAAGGGAGCAGAGGGGTTATCAAATATTAGCCATCATCTGTTAAACCAATCTAAACTAGCATCTGAAGAAATGAAAAAAACAGATGATGTTATCACGTTTATTAAGAAAATAGCAGATCAATGTAATCTATTAGGCTTAAACGCCTCAATTGAAGCAGCTCGTGCGGGAGAAATGGGAAAAGGATTTGATGTAGTCGCTAAAGAAATTAGAAAGCTATCCAATGAAACAAGTTCATCTGCTGAAAAGATCCGAGAAACGATAAAAGATATACAGAAATCTATGCACGATATGGCATCATCTATAGAAAAGGTAGTAGCGGTCGGGAAAGAACAGGAAATCTCAACAGAAGAAATCTCAAAATATATCGATGATATCGAAAGGATGAGTAAAGAACTGAATATCTATGCTTCGAAGCTTTAG
- a CDS encoding GIY-YIG nuclease family protein: MIHFYLSDLLLRCQYNLTRTLLIRHSMKHERFINAYRDGSLREYTQKQSPGFFDGYDRVIVFSADEGTTAKYLKSYEVRHGEAPSISPQCSPFLLESYKDEIMHPLFEIEDDPLMTYENKLSIEWGKAAVKWYQKGTNEKPITQLVNTSEVVFPGYENVIVTYQELKQIIDNQQTYANWHIALSSINAIYAITDRSNGKIYIGSSYNKNGLLGRWKEYATTIHGGNEKLKELYTLNPTAHLNFSISS, encoded by the coding sequence ATGATTCATTTCTATTTATCAGATCTTTTATTACGCTGTCAATACAACTTAACAAGAACATTACTTATCCGTCATTCAATGAAGCATGAACGATTTATTAATGCTTATCGTGATGGATCCTTGAGGGAATATACACAAAAGCAATCTCCTGGTTTTTTTGATGGATATGATAGAGTAATTGTTTTCTCTGCGGATGAAGGGACAACTGCAAAGTATTTAAAGTCATATGAAGTACGACACGGAGAGGCTCCAAGTATATCTCCACAGTGTTCACCATTTTTACTAGAGTCATATAAAGATGAAATTATGCATCCCCTATTTGAAATTGAAGATGACCCTTTAATGACATATGAAAATAAGTTATCTATTGAATGGGGTAAGGCAGCTGTGAAATGGTACCAAAAAGGAACAAATGAAAAGCCTATTACGCAGCTAGTGAATACAAGTGAAGTTGTGTTTCCAGGATACGAAAATGTCATAGTAACGTATCAGGAATTAAAACAAATCATCGATAATCAGCAAACATATGCGAATTGGCATATCGCTTTAAGTTCAATAAATGCGATTTATGCAATAACGGACCGTTCAAACGGCAAAATATATATCGGCTCTTCATATAATAAAAACGGTTTACTTGGACGTTGGAAGGAGTATGCCACAACCATTCATGGAGGAAATGAAAAATTAAAGGAGTTATATACTCTCAACCCCACAGCACATTTGAATTTCAGTATATCATCTTAA
- a CDS encoding NAD-binding protein: MAVFYRFSSMAYYYFIAILMSSIIWILHFKLGTPDHAVSTILTVIFLTYGLIYRFFRKNRLQVFLGLIAISVGYYGFKFLAIENYSFINAIYSTFRLFILDVDPVFSKEATKFIKYPFAIELARFTAAACTISTVFSLVYSFFNQSVKLLWHRVFGDHIVISGFNRYSKALIENLRNQHKQVILLAEDIPESQKKYLQSLGVIVFMGKQGDSLLYKKSKLLQAGIFIIFHEDDSKNLNEVLALDEYVEKDWSRLRAKQVILHLVNSQSFELFEDIEENLAINRIVTIKPINLHRLVAEKILDDYPLYQGYEERLKKENGQPLHLLFVGFGQTGQQMAVQAIERSHFINSNLLKITVLDKEAPKVQKLWFDNYPKSNKFVNIKFQKLDIEIESIYEYLKQSSVEFTHVFVCLKDDFQDLKEGIELTRKVPELPIYLKMNEEAQISEWLQKNQSKYGKLRLFGDLQSVLNYENIIDDVQENLAKKVHEGYQEIKKAETGKTPEKWEDLSTFKKESNRNQLNHAYVKLMLLELQAVQKEKVGVQTIITETQFKNLALSKMEAIAAAEHQRWNTFHYLRGWDTLDHITKEHGVNIPNKLHGCIVPYDDLERISVIRGENYKQYDRETVLNLYKTMDMAGLVIVQRGEGAGSMSQLEDNKTA; the protein is encoded by the coding sequence ATGGCTGTATTTTATAGATTTTCAAGCATGGCCTATTATTATTTTATTGCAATCTTGATGAGTTCTATCATTTGGATTCTTCATTTTAAATTAGGAACACCTGATCATGCAGTTTCTACTATACTAACAGTAATCTTTCTTACATATGGATTAATTTATCGTTTTTTTCGTAAAAATAGACTTCAAGTTTTTTTAGGACTCATTGCAATATCAGTGGGATATTACGGCTTTAAATTTTTAGCTATAGAAAACTATTCATTTATAAATGCGATATACTCAACATTTCGCTTGTTTATCTTAGATGTAGATCCAGTTTTTTCAAAGGAAGCTACAAAATTTATTAAATATCCTTTTGCTATAGAATTGGCGAGGTTTACAGCTGCCGCCTGTACAATCTCTACTGTTTTTTCGCTTGTTTATTCCTTTTTTAATCAATCAGTGAAGCTTCTATGGCACAGGGTATTCGGTGATCATATCGTCATATCTGGTTTTAATAGATATAGCAAAGCTTTAATTGAAAACTTAAGAAATCAACATAAACAAGTAATCTTGTTAGCGGAGGATATACCAGAATCTCAGAAAAAGTATTTACAGAGTCTAGGAGTCATTGTGTTTATGGGAAAACAAGGTGACTCACTATTGTACAAAAAGAGCAAGCTTCTACAAGCTGGAATTTTTATCATTTTTCATGAAGATGATTCCAAAAACTTAAATGAAGTTTTAGCTTTGGATGAGTATGTTGAGAAAGATTGGTCCCGCTTACGTGCTAAGCAAGTCATCCTTCACCTTGTTAATAGTCAATCCTTTGAACTCTTCGAGGATATTGAAGAGAATTTAGCAATTAATAGAATAGTAACGATTAAACCTATTAATCTTCATCGTCTCGTAGCCGAAAAAATTCTTGATGACTATCCTTTATATCAAGGGTATGAGGAGAGGCTAAAGAAAGAAAATGGGCAACCATTGCATTTGCTTTTTGTTGGATTTGGACAAACAGGGCAGCAGATGGCTGTTCAAGCAATTGAACGCTCACATTTTATTAATTCTAATTTATTGAAAATTACAGTATTGGATAAAGAAGCACCAAAGGTTCAAAAGCTCTGGTTTGATAACTATCCAAAAAGCAATAAATTCGTAAACATTAAGTTTCAGAAACTTGATATTGAAATAGAATCCATATACGAATATCTAAAGCAATCTTCTGTTGAATTTACGCATGTTTTTGTATGTCTAAAAGATGACTTTCAAGACTTAAAGGAAGGCATTGAATTAACAAGAAAGGTTCCAGAGCTCCCAATTTACCTAAAAATGAACGAAGAAGCCCAAATTAGTGAATGGCTTCAAAAGAATCAATCAAAATACGGAAAGCTGCGCTTATTTGGTGATTTACAGTCCGTCCTTAATTACGAAAACATAATTGATGATGTTCAAGAAAATCTGGCTAAAAAGGTTCATGAGGGCTATCAAGAAATCAAAAAAGCCGAAACAGGAAAAACTCCTGAAAAATGGGAAGATCTCTCAACTTTTAAGAAAGAATCAAACCGTAACCAATTAAATCATGCTTATGTGAAGCTAATGCTTCTGGAGTTACAGGCTGTGCAAAAGGAAAAAGTAGGAGTCCAAACTATCATTACGGAAACGCAATTCAAGAATTTAGCACTAAGTAAAATGGAAGCTATAGCCGCTGCTGAACACCAGCGTTGGAATACATTCCATTATTTAAGAGGCTGGGACACCCTTGACCATATTACCAAGGAACATGGTGTTAATATCCCTAATAAGCTACACGGATGTATCGTTCCTTATGACGACTTAGAAAGAATAAGTGTCATACGAGGGGAAAATTATAAGCAATATGATAGAGAAACGGTTCTAAACCTCTACAAAACCATGGATATGGCAGGGCTTGTAATTGTTCAAAGGGGTGAGGGCGCTGGTTCAATGTCCCAGTTGGAAGATAATAAAACTGCATAA
- a CDS encoding RyR domain-containing protein: MTYNPKPIETSHIQLPKEMEELREKLAENIHEVWASQRIQEGWTYGEYRDDQKKTHPNLVPYENLSEEDKDYDRNTMMETLKVIMSLGYTIK; this comes from the coding sequence ATGACATATAACCCTAAACCGATAGAGACTTCACACATACAATTACCTAAGGAAATGGAAGAACTAAGGGAGAAATTAGCGGAAAACATCCATGAAGTTTGGGCATCTCAAAGGATACAAGAAGGATGGACCTATGGGGAATATAGGGATGACCAAAAGAAAACACACCCAAATTTAGTTCCATATGAAAATCTTTCAGAAGAGGATAAAGATTATGATCGTAACACAATGATGGAAACTTTAAAAGTAATTATGTCATTGGGTTATACGATTAAATAG